In the genome of Halapricum salinum, one region contains:
- a CDS encoding DUF6884 domain-containing protein yields the protein MASLLVQSCSATKEQVDTPVPALDLYDGYFFRIIKKALRTGRFQSGIDIMIISAEHGVVEPDQEIGYYDRRMDTERADELNDQVVSAIASKVTTNGYDNVWINLGKDYLPAVDGVESAVDVPVDYIEGTGIGMKGKRLKHLVSSGRSIPVHGD from the coding sequence ATGGCGTCGTTATTAGTCCAATCGTGTTCTGCAACGAAGGAACAGGTGGATACACCGGTTCCTGCTCTCGATTTGTACGATGGATACTTCTTCAGGATTATAAAGAAGGCATTGCGCACGGGTCGATTTCAGTCTGGAATTGACATTATGATTATATCCGCGGAGCACGGAGTAGTGGAACCTGATCAGGAAATTGGATATTATGACCGTCGGATGGACACAGAACGTGCTGACGAACTGAACGACCAAGTCGTCAGCGCTATTGCCAGCAAAGTCACTACTAACGGGTATGACAACGTATGGATCAATCTGGGAAAGGACTATCTTCCAGCTGTCGATGGGGTTGAATCTGCCGTTGATGTACCCGTTGACTATATCGAAGGCACCGGTATCGGAATGAAGGGAAAGCGGCTGAAGCACTTGGTTTCCAGCGGCCGTTCCATTCCAGTGCACGGTGACTGA
- a CDS encoding tRNA-guanine transglycosylase, with product MSAFKTLEKASYGRRGEIDTPAGCIQTPELLPVVNLIGGTTTESGGIWRYTRRHLFESDSVQGIMFQAMSFLDYNLTPDNLEEWREKPLKQHFEESDVEPGFDQPLFIDSGGFKLMNSTKFGQTPDEGGSANDWDIYTNPESILDLQIDYGADIIATLDFPIPQNLNKQETTERMEKSIDNAVETLQLLDERELEETPSMYVAIHGHNYEDVNWYVSQFLDRADELAEAFEGFALGSLVPLSSSPDTLVDIVQGARDAIPEDRYDEIAFHVFGISGRLCPLLSLLGVDTFDSRSYQYAARNKKFIHPDSWQRVSLDQIDDWEEWPCNCQACQNIHFGDMRHALLESDISNKPIEGEHGTHFKSEYYAQIAHHNFELYSRQMQQVRDAIDDGSLLERVANFAQGKNIVEKALKRAQLHNPELREQLADIGYEGLVAGPDDETFQTKLSSFLEGVEDTTRKKRTISLKHGPNDFDILQHDEYQPPSEADVLLILPCSQEKPYSKSRTHQAVLSRLEDYRERYHKVSISGLYGPVPEDFEEADPVMSYEYVLTTADDDQVELVANRLARYLTRYGEKFDQIIAYTTNKAYRRAIDTAFNRYGRGEIYPSDPRALQLTEHFRSENIDELVGRFTS from the coding sequence ATGTCGGCATTCAAGACTCTTGAAAAGGCTTCATACGGCCGCCGAGGAGAAATAGACACGCCCGCCGGCTGTATCCAGACGCCCGAGCTTCTACCTGTTGTAAATTTGATTGGAGGGACGACAACAGAATCCGGTGGTATCTGGCGGTATACCCGTCGGCACCTCTTTGAGAGCGACAGCGTCCAGGGGATTATGTTCCAAGCGATGTCGTTTCTCGACTACAATCTCACCCCTGACAATCTGGAAGAGTGGCGAGAGAAGCCGCTCAAACAGCATTTCGAGGAGAGTGACGTTGAGCCCGGGTTTGATCAACCGCTATTCATCGACTCGGGCGGATTTAAGTTGATGAACTCGACGAAGTTCGGACAGACGCCTGACGAAGGCGGTAGTGCGAACGACTGGGATATCTACACGAATCCAGAGAGCATCTTGGACTTGCAGATTGACTACGGCGCGGATATCATTGCCACCTTGGACTTTCCGATTCCACAGAACCTGAATAAGCAAGAAACCACTGAACGGATGGAGAAGAGTATCGATAACGCGGTTGAAACTCTCCAGTTGCTCGACGAGCGCGAGCTGGAGGAGACGCCGTCTATGTATGTGGCCATACACGGCCACAACTACGAGGATGTCAACTGGTATGTCAGTCAATTTCTGGACCGCGCCGATGAACTTGCTGAGGCCTTCGAGGGGTTCGCCCTGGGTTCACTTGTTCCCCTCAGCAGCTCTCCAGATACCTTGGTCGATATCGTTCAAGGGGCAAGAGACGCGATACCCGAGGACCGTTACGACGAAATCGCATTCCACGTCTTCGGCATAAGCGGAAGGCTCTGTCCTCTACTGTCTCTCCTCGGCGTCGATACGTTTGATTCGAGAAGCTATCAGTATGCGGCCCGCAATAAGAAATTCATCCACCCCGATAGCTGGCAACGAGTCAGTTTGGACCAAATTGATGATTGGGAGGAATGGCCCTGTAACTGTCAAGCCTGCCAGAACATCCACTTCGGTGATATGCGGCACGCCCTTCTGGAATCCGATATCAGTAACAAGCCTATTGAGGGTGAACACGGGACTCACTTCAAGAGTGAATACTACGCACAGATAGCTCATCATAACTTTGAGCTGTACAGCCGCCAGATGCAACAAGTTCGTGACGCCATTGATGATGGGAGTTTGCTCGAACGTGTTGCTAACTTCGCACAGGGAAAGAATATCGTTGAGAAAGCGTTGAAGCGGGCTCAGCTACACAACCCAGAGCTCCGCGAACAACTTGCAGACATCGGTTACGAAGGGTTAGTTGCCGGACCGGATGACGAGACGTTCCAGACCAAGCTATCTAGCTTCCTCGAAGGAGTCGAGGACACGACACGGAAGAAACGGACCATCTCGCTGAAACACGGGCCAAATGACTTCGATATCCTCCAGCACGACGAGTATCAGCCGCCGAGCGAGGCAGATGTACTACTGATTCTACCCTGTAGTCAGGAGAAGCCGTATTCGAAGTCACGGACACATCAGGCTGTCCTCTCCCGGCTTGAGGACTACCGTGAGCGATATCATAAGGTGTCCATCTCAGGGCTATACGGGCCGGTACCTGAGGACTTCGAAGAGGCTGACCCGGTGATGAGCTACGAGTATGTATTGACGACTGCCGATGACGACCAAGTTGAACTTGTTGCGAACCGACTTGCTCGTTACCTGACCCGGTACGGTGAGAAATTTGACCAAATTATAGCCTACACCACGAACAAAGCCTACCGACGTGCTATCGATACGGCGTTCAACCGGTATGGCCGCGGTGAAATATACCCATCTGATCCGCGAGCTCTTCAGTTGACCGAGCATTTCCGCAGTGAAAATATCGACGAGCTCGTTGGTCGGTTTACCAGTTGA
- a CDS encoding 6-pyruvoyl trahydropterin synthase family protein has protein sequence MAQNLSGEHSLTSEDISEAERTLHVGRDRPIRLSTGHRILHHDGKCSRPHGHNYKISVSITGTLTSEGWVIDKGDVTSVLSEWDHRFLVEKGDPLIEAFEDSGEGDALIVLDQPPTAEVMGIVLERRLEETLPETVSNVAVEVRETGELAAGGAL, from the coding sequence ATGGCTCAAAACCTATCTGGAGAACACTCCCTCACATCAGAGGATATCTCCGAGGCTGAGCGAACCTTACACGTCGGACGTGACCGGCCGATTCGTCTAAGTACAGGTCACCGGATTCTACACCATGACGGCAAGTGCAGCCGTCCCCATGGGCATAACTACAAAATCAGCGTCTCGATAACTGGCACCCTAACCAGCGAAGGGTGGGTCATCGATAAGGGAGACGTCACTTCTGTATTATCCGAGTGGGATCACCGATTTCTCGTGGAGAAGGGCGATCCACTGATCGAGGCTTTTGAGGACAGCGGCGAAGGCGATGCCCTAATCGTGCTCGACCAGCCCCCGACAGCCGAGGTGATGGGGATCGTTCTTGAACGACGGCTGGAGGAAACATTACCGGAGACGGTCAGTAATGTCGCAGTTGAGGTTCGAGAAACCGGTGAGCTCGCTGCCGGAGGAGCTCTATAG